A section of the Polyangium spumosum genome encodes:
- the gmk gene encoding guanylate kinase, whose product MMSDFLLLIVSSPSGAGKTTLCNRLRAEFPDLRFSVSHTTRKPRPNEVDGREYHFTDRDTFDRMIGEHAFAEWAPVHGNYYGTSVSEIESAKREARGVLFDIDYQGARQIKARMPEAASVFILPPSLAELERRLRGRGTEDEPTTLRRLQAAKSEIEHYGFFDYVIVNDDLQRAYDQLRSVVFAERCRRGRHALLCEQMLAEGKVGSSA is encoded by the coding sequence ATGATGAGCGACTTCCTCCTCCTCATCGTCTCCTCCCCTTCCGGGGCGGGGAAGACGACGCTCTGCAACCGGCTGCGCGCGGAGTTCCCGGATCTGCGCTTCTCGGTCTCGCACACGACACGCAAGCCGCGCCCGAACGAGGTCGACGGGCGCGAGTACCACTTCACCGACAGGGACACGTTCGATCGGATGATCGGCGAGCACGCCTTCGCGGAGTGGGCGCCCGTGCACGGCAACTACTACGGCACGAGCGTCTCGGAGATCGAGAGCGCCAAGCGCGAGGCGCGCGGCGTGCTCTTCGACATCGACTACCAGGGCGCGCGGCAGATCAAGGCGCGTATGCCCGAGGCCGCGTCGGTGTTCATCTTGCCGCCCTCGCTCGCCGAGCTCGAGCGCAGGCTGCGCGGCCGCGGCACCGAGGACGAGCCGACCACGCTGCGGCGCCTCCAGGCTGCGAAGAGCGAGATCGAGCACTACGGGTTCTTCGACTACGTGATCGTGAACGACGACCTCCAGCGGGCGTACGACCAGCTCCGATCGGTGGTGTTCGCCGAGCGTTGTCGTCGCGGCCGGCACGCGCTGCTCTGCGAGCAGATGCTCGCCGAGGGCAAGGTGGGGAGCTCCGCATGA
- a CDS encoding YicC/YloC family endoribonuclease gives MTGFGIGEVTLGEGRVLAEIRSVNQRFLDVRTRLPRELAEIALFAEQVVRERLRRGRVELVVRTEGPVLTAATLDVARARSAFRQLVALRDELAPGAELPLALLSAVPDLFIPPAGPELAAVRDAVRRAIEAAIAAMDAMCRAEGEALLVDLSGRCQALRRLIESIASQADGLREAAQRRLHERLERLLAGAELMVDRGRLELELAILVDKSDFTEELTRLRSHLDQLEGVLAASGGEPVGRRLDFLLQEMVREANTLGAKAQDASVSQLVVGIKVELERLREQVQNVE, from the coding sequence ATGACGGGGTTCGGGATCGGCGAGGTGACCCTCGGAGAGGGCCGAGTGCTCGCCGAGATCCGTTCCGTCAACCAGCGTTTCCTCGACGTTCGGACGCGGCTGCCGCGGGAGCTCGCCGAGATCGCGCTCTTCGCCGAGCAGGTCGTGCGCGAGCGGCTGCGTCGCGGGCGTGTCGAGCTCGTCGTGCGCACGGAGGGCCCTGTCCTCACGGCGGCGACGCTCGACGTGGCGCGCGCGCGTTCGGCGTTCCGCCAGCTCGTCGCGCTGCGTGACGAGCTCGCGCCGGGCGCGGAGCTACCGCTCGCGCTGCTCTCGGCGGTGCCGGATCTGTTCATCCCGCCGGCGGGGCCGGAGCTCGCCGCGGTGCGGGACGCGGTGAGGCGCGCGATCGAGGCGGCGATCGCGGCGATGGACGCGATGTGCCGGGCGGAGGGCGAGGCGCTGCTCGTGGATCTATCGGGCCGGTGTCAGGCCTTGCGGCGCCTCATCGAGTCGATCGCGTCCCAGGCGGACGGCTTGCGCGAGGCGGCGCAGCGGCGGCTGCACGAGCGGCTGGAGCGGCTGCTGGCGGGCGCGGAGCTCATGGTGGATCGGGGGCGGCTCGAGCTCGAGCTCGCGATCCTCGTCGACAAGAGTGATTTCACCGAAGAGCTCACGCGCCTCCGGAGCCACCTCGATCAGCTCGAGGGCGTGCTCGCCGCGAGCGGGGGCGAGCCCGTGGGGAGGCGGCTCGACTTCCTTCTGCAGGAAATGGTACGCGAGGCCAACACGCTCGGCGCGAAGGCCCAGGACGCCTCGGTCAGCCAGCTCGTCGTCGGCATCAAGGTCGAGCTCGAGCGGCTCCGCGAGCAGGTGCAGAACGTCGAGTGA
- a CDS encoding SDR family oxidoreductase, translating to MSKPRYLVTGGAGFIGSNIVAALVAAGERVRVLDNLATGMWENLDGISPSSAVERFEGDIRDPEAVAKAAAGVEVVFHEAALGSVPRSVEDPVTSDAVNVGGTVTVLDVARRASVRRVIFAASSSAYGETPVLPKREDMPAMPLSPYAVTKLACESYCRVFSSIYGIETMCLRYFNVFGPHQTPEGPYAAAIPRFVDAALAGRPIRIFGDGEQTRDFCFVDNAVRANLLAAASPRKLAGEVVNIAGERRVSLNALCVEIGRVLGRKLDVEHGPPRPGDVRHSLADVSLAREILGYEPLVRWEEGIAPTVAYLEALRAAGPAEAARRSAEMRAQSPRQSAGSTGAATNVVALFR from the coding sequence ATGTCCAAGCCTCGTTACCTGGTCACCGGCGGCGCCGGCTTCATCGGCAGCAACATCGTCGCGGCGCTCGTCGCCGCGGGCGAGCGCGTCCGCGTGCTCGACAACCTCGCCACGGGGATGTGGGAGAACCTCGACGGGATCTCCCCTTCCTCCGCGGTCGAGCGCTTCGAGGGCGACATCCGTGATCCCGAGGCCGTCGCCAAGGCCGCCGCGGGCGTCGAGGTCGTCTTTCACGAGGCCGCGCTGGGATCGGTGCCGCGCAGCGTCGAGGACCCCGTCACGAGCGACGCGGTCAACGTCGGCGGCACCGTCACCGTGCTCGACGTCGCGCGCCGCGCCTCCGTCCGCCGCGTCATCTTCGCCGCGTCGTCCTCGGCGTACGGCGAGACGCCCGTGCTGCCGAAGCGCGAGGACATGCCCGCGATGCCGCTCTCGCCGTACGCCGTGACGAAGCTCGCGTGCGAGAGCTACTGCCGCGTCTTCTCTTCGATCTACGGCATCGAGACGATGTGCCTCCGGTACTTCAACGTCTTCGGCCCGCACCAGACACCCGAGGGGCCGTACGCCGCGGCGATCCCGCGCTTCGTCGACGCCGCGCTCGCGGGCAGGCCCATCCGCATCTTCGGCGACGGCGAGCAGACGCGCGACTTCTGCTTCGTCGACAACGCCGTGCGCGCGAACCTGCTCGCGGCCGCGTCGCCGCGGAAGCTCGCGGGCGAGGTCGTCAACATCGCGGGCGAGAGGCGCGTGTCGCTGAACGCGCTTTGCGTGGAGATCGGTCGTGTGCTCGGCAGGAAGCTCGACGTCGAGCACGGGCCTCCGCGCCCCGGAGACGTGCGGCATTCGCTCGCGGACGTGAGCCTCGCGCGGGAGATCCTCGGGTACGAGCCGCTCGTGCGGTGGGAAGAAGGGATCGCCCCGACGGTCGCCTACCTCGAGGCGCTGCGGGCCGCGGGGCCGGCCGAGGCCGCTCGGCGCTCGGCCGAGATGCGAGCGCAAAGCCCGCGGCAGAGCGCGGGTAGCACGGGTGCGGCAACCAACGTTGTTGCACTCTTTCGGTGA
- a CDS encoding DUF507 family protein, protein MRLFSGKIAPLSEEIVKTLADNGEIECPDRKEVVRDLESVFSQYLATEKEVMDKSKATLESRGLPPSELGRIRKIIAEQKGIKIGEDILDYLLDQCIEMLMHSGNVDEVFGQDHDLRRRMRPVLKKYLAADDELDAEVRNKMKNLQEGTRTWEVEYQKIKNEIQRRKGLV, encoded by the coding sequence ATGCGCCTCTTTAGCGGTAAAATTGCCCCTCTCAGCGAAGAAATCGTCAAAACCCTGGCGGACAACGGGGAGATCGAGTGCCCGGACCGAAAAGAGGTGGTCCGCGATCTGGAGTCCGTCTTTTCTCAGTACCTGGCGACGGAAAAGGAAGTGATGGACAAGTCGAAGGCCACGCTCGAGTCGCGTGGCCTTCCGCCCTCGGAGCTCGGTCGGATCCGCAAGATCATCGCCGAGCAGAAGGGCATCAAGATCGGCGAGGATATCCTCGACTACCTGCTCGACCAGTGTATCGAGATGCTCATGCACTCGGGCAACGTCGACGAGGTCTTCGGACAGGATCACGACCTCAGGCGTCGCATGCGGCCGGTGCTCAAGAAGTACCTGGCGGCCGACGACGAGCTCGACGCCGAGGTCCGGAACAAGATGAAGAACCTGCAGGAAGGGACTCGGACCTGGGAGGTCGAGTACCAGAAGATCAAGAACGAGATCCAGCGCCGCAAGGGCCTCGTTTGA
- a CDS encoding Crp/Fnr family transcriptional regulator encodes MAPNVPARSGAVSNDGGLDPDARKRRILRRGAVGSAASPASQTLLADAGTIQRVTRGRPLVTQGDPANSVVMLGGGRVRLVRALNEGHTLSLGYRGAGDLLGEAALGGVPNHRESAIATEDVEALVVPIATIRGLMASDQAFANALVGALVERNAETEERLASMLFRNVEARLAEFLLKAAQRWGIPDPRGVLISAPFTHQEMASMIGSTRETVTLTLGELRRKGIIEVDRRRIVVLDREGLKTRT; translated from the coding sequence ATGGCACCGAACGTCCCGGCTCGTTCCGGCGCGGTCAGCAACGACGGGGGGCTCGATCCGGACGCTCGCAAGCGGCGGATTCTGCGGCGTGGAGCGGTCGGGAGCGCGGCTTCGCCCGCTTCGCAGACCCTCCTCGCCGATGCAGGCACGATCCAGCGAGTGACGCGCGGTCGGCCGCTCGTCACCCAGGGCGACCCCGCGAACTCGGTCGTGATGCTCGGCGGCGGACGCGTCCGCCTGGTCCGGGCGCTGAACGAGGGGCACACCCTCTCGCTTGGTTACCGCGGCGCGGGCGACCTGCTCGGTGAGGCCGCGCTCGGCGGCGTCCCGAACCACCGCGAGAGCGCGATCGCCACGGAGGACGTGGAAGCGCTCGTCGTCCCGATCGCGACGATCCGCGGGCTCATGGCCTCGGACCAGGCCTTCGCGAACGCGCTCGTCGGCGCGCTCGTCGAGCGCAACGCCGAGACGGAAGAGCGGCTCGCGTCGATGCTCTTCCGCAACGTGGAAGCGCGCCTCGCGGAGTTCCTGCTCAAGGCTGCTCAGCGCTGGGGCATCCCCGATCCGCGCGGCGTCCTGATCTCGGCGCCCTTCACGCACCAGGAGATGGCGAGCATGATCGGCTCCACGCGCGAGACCGTGACGCTCACCCTGGGCGAGCTCCGCCGCAAGGGCATCATCGAGGTCGACCGCCGCCGCATCGTCGTCCTCGACCGCGAAGGCCTCAAGACGAGGACCTGA
- a CDS encoding TIGR04552 family protein: protein MTYDTVGSLKGLDEFSLMDLEAVRLILRGDSVVDWHRLHVRDEEEARTLLRAQEFRPEEPADRARLEAIKNEAIAYLRRHFEFPIPKPVARLSVEEMLVLASGKGHRQLCACTILKAMHIIHHLEGRELLFSIPMSDQEVFHLVEEKVYRIVGGMLAAGFPITEFIGGRKNKDSLYTKLLSKTDTTAAAIYDKLRFRIVTREADDILPVLLYLSERLFPFNYVVPGQSTNTIFHFRSYCERHPFLRMLLRELQAGVDDGLTLSNNTFSDQSYRVIHFVVDLPVRLPPEIMELAPPAAWALGPIVFVLCEFQLIDRETEAANELGDASHAKYKERQKVAVMRRLKLGGRAPARVPPKRPR, encoded by the coding sequence ATGACGTACGACACCGTCGGCTCCCTCAAGGGCCTCGACGAGTTCTCCTTGATGGATCTCGAGGCGGTGCGTCTCATCCTGCGAGGCGACTCCGTCGTCGACTGGCACAGGCTCCACGTCCGTGACGAGGAAGAGGCACGCACGCTGCTGCGAGCCCAGGAGTTCCGACCCGAGGAGCCCGCCGATCGCGCGCGACTCGAGGCGATCAAGAACGAAGCGATCGCCTATCTGCGGCGGCACTTCGAGTTCCCGATCCCCAAGCCCGTCGCGCGTCTCTCGGTGGAGGAGATGCTGGTCCTCGCCTCGGGCAAGGGTCACAGGCAGCTCTGCGCCTGCACGATCCTGAAGGCGATGCACATCATCCATCACCTCGAGGGGCGCGAGCTGCTCTTCTCGATCCCGATGTCCGACCAGGAGGTCTTTCACCTGGTCGAGGAGAAGGTCTACCGGATCGTGGGCGGGATGCTCGCGGCCGGCTTCCCCATCACGGAGTTCATCGGCGGGCGGAAGAACAAGGACTCGCTCTACACGAAGCTGCTCTCGAAGACCGACACGACCGCAGCCGCGATCTACGACAAGCTGCGCTTCCGGATCGTGACGCGGGAGGCTGACGACATCCTGCCCGTCCTGCTCTACCTGTCGGAGCGCCTCTTCCCGTTCAACTACGTCGTGCCCGGGCAGAGCACGAACACGATCTTCCACTTCCGTAGCTACTGCGAGCGTCACCCCTTCCTGCGAATGCTGCTGCGAGAGCTGCAAGCAGGCGTGGATGACGGCCTGACGCTCAGCAACAACACGTTCAGCGATCAGAGCTATCGCGTGATCCACTTCGTCGTGGATCTGCCCGTGCGGCTGCCGCCCGAGATCATGGAGCTGGCGCCGCCCGCAGCATGGGCGCTCGGGCCGATCGTGTTCGTGCTCTGCGAGTTCCAGCTCATCGACCGCGAGACAGAAGCAGCCAACGAGCTCGGAGACGCGAGCCACGCGAAGTACAAGGAACGGCAGAAGGTCGCGGTGATGCGAAGGTTGAAGCTCGGCGGGCGAGCTCCAGCGCGGGTGCCGCCGAAGCGGCCGCGGTGA
- a CDS encoding c-type cytochrome: MAMRPFVLTTLLLGSSLAFAAGCDRSSRDVREWKPTDHEQPLGQQPGQVAARPRGSAQEGPDQSLVELAWQRNCASCHGQRGKGDGPQGPMMRAPDLTRADWQAQVTDDQMADVIRKGRNRMPPFGNLPDQVITGLVGRIRANRSP; this comes from the coding sequence ATGGCCATGCGCCCGTTCGTCCTCACGACGTTGCTCCTCGGCTCCTCGCTCGCCTTCGCGGCGGGTTGTGATCGCTCCTCGCGCGACGTACGCGAGTGGAAGCCGACGGATCACGAACAACCGCTCGGTCAACAACCGGGGCAGGTCGCCGCGCGTCCTCGAGGCTCCGCACAAGAGGGGCCCGATCAGAGCCTCGTGGAGCTCGCCTGGCAGCGCAACTGCGCGAGCTGCCACGGCCAGCGCGGCAAGGGCGACGGCCCGCAAGGCCCGATGATGCGCGCGCCCGATCTCACGCGCGCCGACTGGCAGGCGCAGGTGACGGATGATCAGATGGCCGACGTCATCCGCAAAGGTCGCAACCGGATGCCCCCGTTCGGCAACCTCCCCGATCAAGTCATCACGGGTCTCGTCGGTCGCATCCGCGCGAACCGCTCGCCCTGA
- a CDS encoding OmpA family protein: protein MQKFLAPVLCAVLTVGAVGTMTGCTIHTAGSAGADTTPPPPPPPPPPPPPPAAEPPPAAAPEVKMEGNKLLLPGAIVYKTGSAELDPISFPVLDQVKSYLDAKPNVTLLRVEGHTDADGDAAKNLDLSARRAQSAAKYLVGKGIDCKRLIAVGFGVTKPVADNKTPEGKAQNRRTDFINAAINGKPIMKMPVDGGAPKVLDACAP from the coding sequence ATGCAAAAGTTCCTGGCTCCCGTTCTTTGCGCCGTGCTGACGGTTGGTGCCGTCGGCACGATGACTGGCTGCACGATCCACACGGCCGGTAGTGCTGGCGCCGATACGACGCCGCCCCCGCCGCCCCCGCCGCCGCCCCCGCCGCCCCCGCCGGCTGCGGAGCCCCCGCCGGCCGCGGCCCCCGAGGTCAAGATGGAGGGCAACAAGCTCCTCCTCCCCGGCGCCATCGTTTACAAGACGGGCAGCGCCGAGCTCGATCCGATCAGCTTCCCGGTCCTCGATCAGGTCAAGTCGTACCTCGACGCGAAGCCGAACGTCACGCTGCTCCGCGTCGAAGGCCATACCGACGCGGACGGCGACGCGGCGAAGAACCTCGACCTCTCCGCGCGGCGCGCCCAGTCGGCGGCGAAGTACCTCGTGGGCAAGGGCATCGACTGCAAGCGCCTCATCGCGGTCGGGTTCGGCGTGACGAAGCCCGTCGCCGACAACAAGACCCCCGAGGGCAAGGCCCAGAACCGCCGCACCGACTTCATCAACGCGGCGATCAACGGCAAGCCCATCATGAAGATGCCGGTCGACGGCGGCGCCCCCAAGGTGCTCGACGCCTGCGCGCCCTGA
- the dnaE gene encoding DNA polymerase III subunit alpha gives MSAEFVHLHVHSQYSLLDGALKIKDLVTKTKALGMRSVALTDHGNMFGAIQLYKTCKDAGVSAILGCEVNVARPRSAERAAPSGKHEDAPVDHLVLLASNLEGYKSLVRIVSEGHVTPASGAAPSVTLDFITQHSKGLIGLTGCMGGVLAQRVLEEGEDEGRAAMDRLVEAFEPGNLYVELQDHGLVEQPVLNGILTRLAKDRGLPIVATNDAHFGSRDDGEGHLYLSCIAANRSYADAFAAHHQSFEMFLKSPDEMAHVFRDHPEAIKSTLEIAERCAGLKLKLGQPMLPTFALPEGFDTNSYFRHVSHEGLTKRFEEFRRGGKSVDQEAYRKRLDMELDVIIGMKFPGYFLIVWDFIRQAKEMGIPVGPGRGSGAGSLVAYALRITDLDPIPYNLLFERFLNPERVSMPDFDVDFCMDRRDEVIRYVAEKYGKTSVGQIATFHELKAKSVIKDVARAMGFPPAEAQKIANLIPQKGPGQTYTIPESIEIEPKLKAHMESDPSVRELLTQAQKLEGLTRHAGMHAAGIVISEGPLWDHVPCFRNNEALVTQYYKDDVEQAGLVKFDFLGLKTLTVIDIAVRLIRARPDQKGNKDPFDINAISLEDEETFHLLQSGETTGVFQLESSGMQQLFKDLRPTNFEDIVAAVALYRPGPLGTGMVKDFVDCKHGRKPITKMHDLVDGLLEPTYGVIVYQEQVMQIAQQLAGYTLGGADLLRRAMGKKKPEEMAKQKSIFVEGSLKNGVSEKDADTIFGLLEFFAGYGFNKSHSAAYALITYQTAYLKRHYPVEFLCALMTADRDKIEKVVRIIAEGRAWGVDILPPDINESNIDFSVVYSEPGKATKKTGRKAPSKIKDADPHDPKIRFGLGAIRGVGESALEAVLEARTSGGPFSDLFDFAQRVDARRVNKGVLEALTQSGAFDATLLPRGITRARAFAALDQALERARSASKDRERGQGSLFSLFAKAAPADEPKLDEYPQCEPWDLREMLVREKQSLGFYVSGHPLERYGTELGRFDVTPASALPQKDAWSKVRVAGMVEGYRERIFKGGGGKIAFFHLEDTSGRVEVKVRDKQIETYGTLLQGTEPVLVSGKVSFPQVEEGAEEEQAAPREPTLMLDAVELLADAIRAETKSVRIRVQARKATRDHIGKLRDVLSSSRGVCPVQLLIQLDDGAEAVLALGRDLTVTPSDEMLARLEKLFGEKVAELR, from the coding sequence GTGTCAGCCGAGTTCGTTCATCTGCACGTCCACTCGCAGTACTCGCTGCTCGACGGCGCCCTCAAGATCAAGGACCTCGTCACCAAGACGAAGGCGCTCGGCATGCGATCGGTGGCGCTCACCGATCACGGCAACATGTTCGGCGCGATCCAGCTCTACAAGACGTGCAAGGACGCGGGGGTCAGCGCCATCCTCGGCTGCGAGGTGAACGTCGCGCGGCCTCGCTCCGCGGAGCGCGCGGCGCCGAGCGGCAAGCACGAGGACGCGCCGGTCGATCACCTGGTCCTGCTCGCGTCGAACCTCGAGGGGTACAAGAGCCTCGTGCGGATCGTGTCCGAGGGGCACGTGACGCCCGCGAGCGGCGCCGCGCCGAGCGTGACGCTCGACTTCATCACCCAGCACAGCAAGGGCCTCATCGGCCTCACCGGATGCATGGGCGGCGTGCTCGCGCAGCGCGTGCTGGAGGAGGGCGAAGACGAGGGGCGCGCGGCGATGGATCGGCTCGTGGAGGCGTTCGAGCCGGGCAACCTGTACGTGGAGCTGCAGGATCACGGGCTCGTCGAGCAGCCGGTCCTGAACGGGATCCTCACGCGGCTGGCGAAGGATCGCGGGCTGCCGATCGTGGCGACGAACGACGCGCACTTCGGCAGCCGCGACGACGGCGAGGGGCACCTCTACCTGTCGTGCATCGCCGCGAACCGCTCGTACGCGGACGCGTTCGCGGCGCACCACCAGAGCTTCGAGATGTTCCTCAAGTCGCCGGACGAGATGGCGCACGTCTTCCGCGACCACCCCGAGGCCATCAAGAGCACGCTGGAGATCGCCGAGCGATGCGCGGGGCTGAAGCTGAAGCTCGGCCAGCCGATGCTGCCGACGTTCGCGCTGCCGGAGGGGTTCGATACGAACTCGTACTTCCGGCACGTCTCGCACGAGGGGCTGACGAAGCGCTTCGAGGAGTTCCGCCGCGGGGGAAAGAGCGTCGATCAGGAGGCGTATCGCAAGCGCCTCGACATGGAGCTCGACGTCATCATCGGGATGAAGTTCCCCGGCTACTTCCTGATCGTCTGGGACTTCATCCGGCAGGCGAAGGAGATGGGGATCCCGGTCGGACCGGGCCGCGGCTCGGGCGCGGGCTCGCTCGTGGCGTACGCGCTGCGCATCACGGACCTCGACCCGATCCCGTACAACCTGCTCTTCGAGCGCTTCCTGAACCCGGAGCGCGTGAGCATGCCGGACTTCGACGTCGACTTCTGCATGGACCGGCGCGACGAGGTGATCCGGTACGTCGCGGAGAAGTACGGCAAGACGAGCGTCGGTCAGATCGCGACGTTCCACGAGCTGAAGGCGAAGAGCGTCATCAAGGACGTGGCCCGCGCGATGGGCTTCCCGCCGGCCGAGGCGCAGAAGATCGCGAACCTCATCCCGCAGAAGGGGCCGGGGCAGACGTACACGATCCCCGAGTCGATCGAGATCGAGCCGAAGCTCAAGGCGCACATGGAGAGCGACCCCTCCGTGCGCGAGCTGCTCACGCAGGCGCAGAAGCTCGAGGGCCTCACGCGGCACGCCGGCATGCACGCGGCCGGCATCGTGATCAGCGAGGGCCCGCTCTGGGACCACGTGCCGTGCTTCCGGAACAACGAAGCGCTCGTCACGCAGTACTACAAGGACGACGTCGAGCAGGCGGGCCTCGTCAAGTTCGACTTCCTCGGCCTGAAGACGCTCACCGTGATCGACATCGCGGTGCGCCTCATCCGCGCGCGGCCCGATCAGAAGGGCAACAAAGACCCCTTCGACATCAACGCGATCTCGCTCGAGGACGAGGAGACGTTCCACCTCCTGCAGTCGGGCGAGACGACGGGCGTGTTCCAGCTCGAGTCGAGCGGCATGCAGCAGCTCTTCAAGGACCTGCGCCCGACGAACTTCGAGGACATCGTCGCCGCCGTCGCCCTCTACCGCCCGGGCCCGCTCGGCACGGGCATGGTGAAGGACTTCGTCGACTGCAAGCACGGGCGCAAGCCCATCACGAAGATGCACGACCTCGTCGACGGTCTGCTCGAGCCGACCTACGGCGTCATCGTCTACCAGGAGCAGGTCATGCAGATCGCGCAGCAGCTCGCGGGCTACACGCTCGGCGGCGCAGACCTGCTCCGGCGCGCGATGGGCAAGAAGAAGCCCGAGGAGATGGCCAAGCAGAAGTCCATCTTCGTCGAGGGATCCTTGAAGAACGGCGTGTCCGAGAAGGACGCCGATACCATCTTCGGGCTGCTCGAGTTCTTCGCGGGTTACGGCTTCAACAAGAGCCACTCGGCCGCGTACGCGCTCATCACCTACCAGACCGCGTACCTCAAGCGGCACTACCCCGTGGAGTTCCTCTGCGCGCTGATGACCGCGGATCGCGACAAGATCGAGAAGGTCGTGCGTATCATCGCGGAGGGCCGCGCCTGGGGCGTGGACATCCTGCCGCCCGACATCAACGAGTCGAACATCGACTTCTCGGTCGTCTACAGCGAGCCGGGCAAGGCCACGAAGAAGACCGGCCGGAAGGCGCCGAGCAAGATCAAGGACGCCGATCCCCACGACCCGAAGATCCGCTTCGGCCTCGGCGCGATCCGCGGCGTGGGCGAGTCGGCGCTCGAGGCGGTGCTCGAGGCGCGCACCTCGGGCGGCCCGTTCTCGGATCTGTTCGACTTCGCCCAGCGCGTGGACGCGCGGCGCGTGAACAAGGGCGTGCTCGAGGCGCTCACGCAGTCGGGGGCGTTCGACGCGACGCTCTTGCCGCGCGGGATCACGCGGGCGCGGGCGTTCGCCGCGCTCGATCAGGCGCTCGAGCGGGCGAGGAGCGCGAGCAAGGATCGGGAGCGCGGCCAGGGTTCACTCTTCAGCCTCTTCGCGAAGGCCGCGCCGGCCGACGAGCCGAAGCTCGACGAGTACCCGCAATGCGAGCCCTGGGATCTGCGCGAGATGCTGGTGCGCGAGAAGCAGTCGCTCGGCTTCTACGTCTCGGGGCACCCGCTCGAGCGGTACGGGACCGAGCTCGGCCGCTTCGACGTGACGCCCGCGAGCGCGCTCCCGCAGAAGGACGCGTGGTCGAAGGTGCGCGTGGCCGGGATGGTCGAGGGCTACCGCGAGCGCATCTTCAAGGGCGGCGGCGGGAAGATCGCGTTTTTCCACCTCGAAGACACGAGCGGTCGCGTCGAGGTGAAGGTGCGCGACAAGCAGATCGAGACCTACGGCACGCTCCTGCAGGGCACCGAGCCGGTGCTCGTCTCGGGCAAGGTGAGCTTCCCGCAAGTGGAGGAGGGCGCCGAGGAGGAGCAGGCCGCGCCGCGGGAGCCGACGTTGATGCTCGACGCGGTCGAGCTTCTCGCCGACGCGATCCGCGCCGAGACGAAGAGCGTGCGCATCCGCGTGCAGGCGCGGAAGGCGACGCGGGATCACATCGGCAAGCTCAGGGACGTGCTCTCGTCGAGCCGCGGCGTGTGTCCGGTGCAGCTCTTGATCCAGCTCGACGACGGTGCCGAGGCGGTGCTCGCGCTCGGACGGGATCTCACGGTGACGCCGAGCGACGAGATGCTCGCGCGGCTGGAGAAGCTGTTCGGGGAGAAGGTCGCGGAGCTGCGTTGA
- a CDS encoding MoxR family ATPase, with protein sequence MTASPDPIASPQALSAALGGARYLCDPPTALSLWLALRMQRPLMLEGPAGVGKTDLARAAAEALGRPLVRLQCYEGLDEAKALYEWDYAKQMLYTQLLRDAIAVETQGATLASAAQIVAKSEASFFTEHFLLSRPLLAAIRSDAPVVLLIDEVDRADPEFEAFLLEILSELQVTIPELGTFRAKHPPLVLLTTNATREMTEALRRRCLHAFLDYPSSSRELAILELVVPGIDHTLASHLVAFIGELRKMDLRKAPAVSETLDWARALVLLGKSKLDPELARDTLGLLLKHQEDKLAVEPRLDAMVAARVLSNP encoded by the coding sequence GTGACCGCCTCCCCCGATCCGATCGCCTCTCCCCAGGCGCTCTCGGCCGCCCTTGGCGGGGCGCGCTACCTCTGCGACCCGCCGACGGCGCTCTCCCTCTGGCTCGCCCTCCGCATGCAGCGGCCCCTCATGCTCGAAGGCCCCGCGGGGGTCGGCAAGACCGACCTCGCCCGCGCCGCCGCAGAGGCCCTCGGCCGCCCGCTCGTCCGCTTGCAGTGTTACGAGGGCCTCGACGAGGCCAAGGCCCTCTACGAGTGGGACTACGCCAAGCAGATGCTCTACACGCAGCTCCTGCGCGACGCGATCGCCGTGGAGACGCAGGGCGCGACCCTCGCCAGCGCCGCGCAGATCGTGGCGAAGAGCGAGGCCTCGTTCTTCACCGAGCACTTCCTCCTCTCGCGTCCCCTGCTCGCCGCGATCCGCAGCGACGCGCCCGTCGTGCTCCTCATCGACGAGGTCGATCGCGCCGATCCCGAGTTCGAGGCGTTCCTCCTCGAGATCCTCTCCGAGCTGCAGGTCACGATCCCCGAGCTCGGCACCTTCCGCGCCAAGCATCCGCCGCTCGTCCTGCTCACGACGAACGCCACGCGCGAGATGACCGAGGCGCTCCGTCGTCGCTGCTTGCACGCCTTCCTCGACTACCCGTCGTCCTCGCGCGAGCTCGCCATCCTCGAGCTCGTCGTCCCGGGCATCGATCACACGCTCGCTTCGCACCTCGTCGCGTTCATCGGCGAGCTGCGCAAGATGGACCTCCGCAAGGCGCCCGCCGTCAGCGAGACCCTCGACTGGGCGCGCGCGCTCGTCCTGCTCGGCAAGAGCAAGCTCGATCCCGAGCTCGCGCGGGACACGCTGGGCCTCTTGCTCAAGCACCAGGAGGACAAGCTCGCGGTCGAGCCGCGGCTCGACGCGATGGTCGCCGCTCGGGTACTGTCGAACCCATGA